In Micropterus dolomieu isolate WLL.071019.BEF.003 ecotype Adirondacks linkage group LG01, ASM2129224v1, whole genome shotgun sequence, the sequence ctccataaagttggtcagcagcaggaagcatctgtgcgtggtggttcttgaagcacttactccagctgcagtccactctgtgtgaatctcccccacatttttgaatgggttttgtttcacaatcctctccagggtgcagttatccctattgcttatacacttttttctaccacatcttttccttcccttcgcctctctattaatgtgcttggacacagagctctgtgaacagccagccacttttagcaatgaccttttgtgtcttgccctccttgtgcaaggtgtcagtggtcgtcttttggacagctgtcaagtcagcagtcttccccttgattgtgtagcctacagaactagactgagaccatttaaaggcctttgcaggtattttgagttaattagctgattagagtgtggcaccaggtgtcttcaatattgaaccttttcacaatattctaattttctgagatactgattttggggttttcagtagttgtcagttataatcatcaaaattaaaaggaatgaacacttgaaatatatcagtctgtgtggaatgaatgtatacattatacaagtttcactttttgaatgaaattactgaaataaatcaactttttgatgatattctaattatatgaccagcacctgtatatcaaGAGTAAACTGAACaaggttgttttcatttttttgccAGAAATGGCAAACATGACTTGACCTGCTTAAAACTGTTGTATTTTGCTGTTTTCCTTACGCAATAGGTGCATGATGAAAACATTATTAAGATTAGTCTAAACagagttttaaagaggtggtattatgctttttggctttttccttcttatagttatatatcttttttgtgcatgtaacaggtttgcaaagtgaaaaagcccaaagtccagccaaaagggagttcccatctcccacagaaagcactgctctgaaccgctttaAAACAggtcgtttgtagtccagcccttcacttcctttacttgtgacgtcacaatgaaaacgcgtcataaagcttgccaagcggctggcgggggtcaggcacaccctcaaaccaagctagtctgagcggaaaccctttggctcgactcgcctttgtttggttttccattgtagaaatgccTCCGTCtaggttccaagtgagctgagggatAATAAAAcgtaatgtgaaaacacaacagactgctgattggtcagagagaatattcactattcactgcatcatcattgtgtgtgtcagacagaggccagcaacagaaagttttacagttttcgtatggaatttcatcactaaatccacttctgagaagttgaggtgaaatcagctgtgtagatttcgaatattgacagttttacgagaagtgatggcggaacaaaaatgtgcttgaatattttcggagttgaggagctccgcaagtggctgcgggggatgcctgtgccaacctttttatatatagtCAATGGTGCCAACCCGCGGGTGGAGCACGTGAgaccggccagccgcccgctcacaaagccctctgctcccgccgtcacacagagcgctgcagcaacaacggcagaggaaaacacagctaggaggttttcataccacttatctgtctttacattctgagtaatggtgaaacgttttaacttaaaaaaaagagaaagctgtgtgggtcgctggtgtgtgtgtcgcattgatcattacgtcgcggcagttgtgtggcgtcgctatgacgacaagctacatactatctctgggtactatctgcaatgcaaaacggagcagggccgagtagagtcgagtctatcgatttgcactatggtagcattttttggcaaggcagcatagatcgtcagaacaccggcaacagttcaacgtttagtcctgatggtacgatgtggaacaatgatgttgtgtggttgtggacttgagagtaacttataccatctgctaggttacggtcgcagtctgaagcggctttgatttggatcacacaaTCTAGTTTcctacgacccgcccttctctgcttctgattggcttgtaGTCCTTAccttgtacaagtaagatgcatcactctgtagctcaagaacggagcgtacaacacatagggtgaaaagaggagctgcagcaatgtgcagtatgttaTGGGTGTGTGTAGTAGAAGTCTGAACCCAAAAGCCCGACAGAACCAAGAAGCGATGCTATAAAGCGGAGTTTATTGAAATAGTCTGGAGAACGTGGGAGTGGAGAGTGATCCGAGTCCAGAGCGGGGAGTCCGGGCGAGACGGTGAATAGACGCGGTTGAGGTGAGGCAGGTGGGCAGGCAGATGACTGGCAGGCGGATTCTGGAAAGTGGAGGAGAACAAACAAAGTGTCAGGAATAGCGAGGGAAAATTCACGAGGAAACAACTAACTCACTACTAGAGAAGGCCAGGGTGTGTACCACGGGAGATACGCAGACGATCTGGCGAATACTGGCGTGCTGGACCGGGGTAGATAACGGGTATCTGATTGCgaacgaggtgcaggtgtgtgagAGCGGAGAGCCAGAGCCAGGAAGACCACTCccacctgcagacagtcagacagactcacagggaaaacagacaaacagatacAATAGGATGGGGAAACAACGGAGAACACAAGGTAAACAGAGGAGGGGAACCGCTGGGTATAacacagtatgagaaaaatatggtattttttgaaaattaaaccatgtaaacctgttctggtacaacccttaattaagattttgaacatgaaaatgagcataataacACCTCTTTAATATAATCTCACATTCATTTCATACATAGACAAGAATACCTTAGACCCACTCCAACTATGACATGAGATCTGCCAAAATAACTGCTGATAACCCTTTATGACCTGCCATAGAACTATTCCGCCAGAGCATATCTAAGTATTTTTTCATGCTGTACTGTCAATCTTTGGAGCATTTTCATATGCCATACATCAATACAATCCTTACAACCCCAATTTGAAGGCTATGTatgtaataaattactaataaatcaataaatagcTGAAAATTGCAATAAACACCCCAAAAAATTCAAATCGTTTTTTTATTTCCAATATGTATTtttcaaatacataaatataacaGATGCCAACCTCAAACTTGTCAGTGTAAAAAACTTCCATAAAACActttagaaaaacacacaattgaTTTGAACTATGTACATAAACTAGTTTGTAAGatacattcatttttataaatttttttagCTGTGTAGTGAAACAGATAATACATTTCTTTTGAGAGCATAGTTGATTACACAATTAAGTGGTAAAAAACAGAAGACCTTATCAAATATTCAATTACACTACTCTATATTTCAATAATACACTATACACTACAATTAAGTTAAACTGTACATTATAGGAACTGAACATGCAAAAAGACTCTGATAACACTTGACAGGTGAGGGTGCCTTACACATGAATAGAGTGCCTTCAAATTTGTATAATCAAAAAGATAACATTTTGCTTTTGAGAGCAATGTTGATTGAACAAttaaatggtgaaaaaaaacaaagaccatttcttgtgtaaataaaaaaaatgtacatcaTCAGAACTAAACATACAGAAAGGCACCCCTACATATACACAGGCCACCCTAGCTGTGTAAATACTTGTGACAGTCTCTGTCCAGAATAACGCAGAGGGGCACTTGGCATTCTTCACACAGGAATGGTGTACATTTCCCAAAAGCCTAAAACAAAGAAGTAGTAAAACGGTGGGTAAGTTAGATGCTTTTGATGTGAAAACAATATTGTAATGACAAAGAGTAAAATAGTGCGTCGTGCAGTTTggttattagggcccgagcacgaaccgtgtgaGGTcgctattgaatttgtaaagattatatttagggcccgagcacgactgtgcgaggtccctattgaatttgtaaagattatatatatatatatattttttttatttattagggcccgagcacgaccgtgcgaagtccctattgaatttgtaaagattatatttagggcccgagcacgaccgtgcgaggtccctattgaatttgtaaagattttttttttttctgcaaagtaagctccatttTTGGGACCTGAGCATAcccgaaaactcaccaaaatttgcacacatgtcagaactggtgaaaaatttcgtattttatgggtttcgcgcatgggcatggcaaaatgactcgctagcgccacctagaaaatttgaacgttcaacctacatgcacgaaattttctggggacatgtatcatatcaagacgcacataaaaacctcaagaacccataccctaaagtcaacaggaagtcggccattttgaattttacggccatttttggatgttTTACACACTTCATAcattaacgaactcctcctagggatttagtcggatcgacatcaaatttctgctgtgccttctaaaggcattgacgatgaaaagttgtgctatttacgagttttcgtcaatgggcgtgtccgtggcgtcgatgattcgccatgaaacaggaagttgttgtaacttcagtgtacatgctcacatctggaccaaagtgtacatgtaggatgagagtcccgccctgaacacatgtacatgccgacattcacccacagtcatagcgccacctgctggcaacaggaagtgacctttaacgaagcagcccccgccgcatgtttcacctacgtgcacgaattttctgtggtacgtgtatcttgtccagacgcacaaaaaagcctcttggagcgatgcccgaAAACcgacaggaagtcggccattttgaattttacgtcaaattttggatgatttacaaactcagtactttaacgaactcctcctagggatttagtccgaccgacttcaaatttctgctgtgccttctaaaggcattgaagatgaaaagttgtgctatctgtgagttttcgtcaatgcgcgtgtctgtggcgtcgatgattcgccatgaaacaggaagttgttgtaacttcagtgtacatgctcacatctggaccaaactatacgtgcttgataactcaaggggtcatcttctctgctattggtggaccagtcagacaagagagctcctactctgcctgcagacatcaacgatcttgcccctcacacagtcagatggcttccttcagtgcactgaggtgtttaacaactctgaagacactaccagcaatgtattccttctcttttcatgtagacgctctgacagacagtgctttcagtttgctgcatgcatggacacagaactgcggtatagggagaagcacacggtcagctggctgcagctaaatctggagtgcactcgtattcaattctgtatggtaaattcagttttaacggagcagagcgagctgacaggcagagttagagactttttctgtccgtttctctctttacaaagacgcatgttgcagtcagagtcttctctgagatgcgagcacgacatacaacacaatttatcaaattatacaacggatatacagtatgaaaataagattgattggattatactNNNNNNNNNNNNNNNNNNNNNNNNNNNNNNNNNNNNNNNNNNNNNNNNNNNNNNNNNNNNNNNNNNNNNNNNNNNNNNNNNNNNNNNNNNNNNNNNNNNNgtacactgaagttacaacaacttcctgtttcattgcgaatcatcgacgccacggacacgcccattgacgaaaactcgcaaatagcacaacttttcatcgtcaatgcctttagaaggcacagcagaaatttgacgtcgatccgactaaatccctaggaggagttcgttaaagtacgaagtgtgtaaatcatccaaaaatggccataaaattcaaaatggccgacttcctgttgactttaggctatgggttcttgaggcttttttgtgcgtcttgatacgatacatgtccccagaaaatttcgtacatgtaggttgaacgtgaacgaggggctaatcatttccaattttcaaggtggcgctagcgagtcattttgccacgcccatgtgcgaaacttgtagaatacgaaatttttcaccggttctgacatgtttgcaaattttagtgagttttcgagtatgtttaggccatgtcatttgggcctactttgcaaaaaaaaaaaaaaaaaaaatatatatatatatataatccgagcaaattcaatagggacctcgcacagtcgtgctcgggccctaataatccgagcaaattcaatagggacctcgcacggtcgtgctcaggccctaataatccgagcaaattcaatagggacctcgcacggtcgtgctcgggccctaataataatctgagcaaattcaatagggacctcgcacggtcgtgctcgggccctaataatcttagcaaattcaatagggacctcacacggtcgtgcgtGAGAGATTGGGTATCAGTAATTCAACATCTAATGCTCAAGAGCTCCATTACCAAATTTGAAGTTGTTTCTTCAGGGCTGTACCAAGTGAGCTACTAGGCCACCTTTCCTAGACTGCTTGGTTAAAGTAAAGCAGttataaatatttcttttgtcttttggtGTTTTTGGAGCAAATTTGCTTTATACATGACAGGCAATTACCTACTTACCTCTTCTGGTTCACGGATGGCTTGGGTGTTGTGAGGGACCTCCTAGGTAAGCTGTTTTGGTGGCTTGGTGATCAAGCACAGATGATAAAGTTTTAATAACTGGTGAATCACATTGAAACCTCAAGTAGATTTTACCTAATCTATCAAGGATAATGGTTGGGACATTACGCTTATTATGTTTAATTTCAATGCGTTCATTTGGGGATAGTAGCACAGTGAAGGGACCCCTTTTTAATTTGCTAAGAAACCATATAATAAAGATCAATTAAAATATCTACTGTGTATTCAGTGTTCCTGGCCATAAGGGGTTGAGTGGCATTGGCCCATGTTAATCATACATATTATACACCATCCAGAACATCCCTTAATCAccaataattttcttttaatctgTCCTTCAGGAAAAAAGTATCACGGACCAATAGCATTCCTGCCTCTGGATTTTAGACACTATCtctaacataataataataataataataataaacaataataatgataataatacgatgaatgaatttaataacaataataactttttaaataaattttcatAAAATTGTAGATTTTGAAATAACTTGACTTGCTCGCATTTTTTTACATACATAGTTGCAGGTCTATCTTCAAACAaatttgaaacacatttctagcCAATCACTGTAAGGCCACTCCTCCGCTCTGTGGTCTTACAGCGGAAAGATAGAGGAGTAAGTTGCCTGTCAGACACCTTTCATCTGTACGTCGACGGTTACAAGTTTGGTGGACAGTGACCGTGAGCAGAGGTAAGGAAAATGTATATCAATTTTGGCTATAAGAACGTTAGTTAGTTAGTAAGCTttgtaagttttatttttttttcagtgggaCAGAGTTTGTATTGTCAAGTTTCTTGTCAGAATTGATTTTGTGAACTGGCGCCTTTTCCCACCTAGCTTAAAATTACGTTACTTTAAGTTTGACTGCATTGCAATACTAATGTATTAATATAATGAAACAATGATGTAAGAGTTAGTTTACAGAGATTAAAATCTGGGGAATATACCTAGTAAAAATAGTGACGTGAATAAAATCACTGCTGGGCACCGAGTTTTTCGACTCTGGAGCAAAAGCTAAGTGACGTTTCTCGGTGACAGAAAGTGTTCCCCCGGTTGCGTGACCGTGTGTGCATTCAGCAAAGCAGACCTTCGACttcaccaaagtaaatgaaaaatataactcAGGGATTGTTTAATCGAACGTTTtagtattgttgttttatgaacAAGTTTTTTGCAGAGCAAGCTAGCACTTGGCttatctgtcaaaataaaggCTTTTATTCTTCTGTAACGTTAGGCTAATGTTAGGCCTACATGTTATCGAACTTCTTATTCATTCCACTGAAGGTCTAAACAAGACGACTAGTTATATATTTTCCCtcgtaaagcaaacatttattttgcgaTAGTCTGATGATGTGATAACTGACCACGGAGTTGATTTCTTGGTCATCCGtgttaagttactttttaaaagcTGGATCCAGACCCGCTCTAACTTTTTGTAAGGAAACTGCATATACTAATATCTACGCCGTcgatactgtaaaatcaagatcattgtaatcagtttaacactACTCAATTACATCTACTTGActtgaaatgtacattaaacttaATGCCGCATTGTAGACAATAACATTGTATTTTTTCCTTACAATCAATGTATGATCGCTTTTGGATATtgctgaaattattttttatttttttattgtttttctgggAAAACACTTTCTGTCAGGGGTAACCACCTTGGCACGACACTTCTGAGACAAATTGAGGGTTTTTAGTAAACTTCATATCATGCGATTGGCTATCTAATCTTATCAAGCGACGCAACTCCGGAGTTGAAGTGAGCTGTTTAGCTTCTTGTATGATATTTGGCTTGAAGAACACATCCCATTTCTGAAGCAGCCTGGAGGATGTCTCGTCACCAAATAGGAGAGTGAAGTCTTGTTCCACCTTTAAGAACAACATTATTAAACTACTACTAAATATTTTCCAATTTCAAGCCatctaaacatttattttcaaacttACCAATCCTTTTGTATCCAGGAATCTTGGGAATGTTGAGAGGATATCATCACTCCTGCCTGGATCATTAACAAGCTTCTGCCGGTGCTGAAAGGTCTCTCTCATCTTCTGGAGAATCTGGAAATTGTCTGCAGTATGGTTGAGCAAGGATATGGCCTCTTGGCAGTCATCCCCATCGAGCTGCCTTTCGACATTAACTGTCCTTTGGAAATTTGGACCTCCTGGAAAAACGGCAACAGAACTGCTTGGTGGTAGTACAGATCCTCGACGAATCCTCCTTTGGACTGTTTTCAGACGCCAAGAAATGTATCCTGTGCTGCTGGCAGCATCATAGAAGTGTTCCtgtaagggaaaaaaaacaattgttgcATACTCAACTCATGAGAAAATACAGAGAATTCAATGTAATGGACACAGATTCATGTCACAATATGCAAATATGGTGTGACTATTACATAGCCTTTCTTGGCATATGGATCCTTGAGGGAAGGGAACAGCATCACTATCCCGAGAGCATACTCTTCTCTGATTGCTTTAGTGGGGAGGTGCCTGAGAGGGGATATTAAATTAGTAATCTAAATTTATGCAATGGTCATGTAGTTATTTGACACAAAAGAATTTGAAACATACATACCCATGCTTATCAACCATGTGACCCACGAGTATGTTGACCCTTTGTCTTCTTGTGGCATCAGTGAGGGTTTTTGTAGTTTGGTACTCTTGTAGTACTGCTTCACCACCGGACTTGCTTCGTAGCACAGTTTCAATCaactaataaaaaacaaaaccatgagAATGCCAAACATGGTGATAAACAGCTTTTTTAGAGCCTCAGATGAATGTCAGATGTTAAAGAGTCATGtgaataaagtttttttaacCTGTTTGGCAGACTCTGCATCACATGTATCATCAAGTCTTTGTTTCTTGCCAGGGACCTCATCTATGATTATAGTTGATNNNNNNNNNNNNNNNNNNNNAGAAGCTGTCAATCTTGTTCTTCTGACGACCAACGGCAAGGAGGTATGGCTGCCGACCCTGCTGGTTGCGGAGATGCTCCTCCAAACTGCAGCATGACTAGGGATAAGATAAGGAAGCTGAACATTAGACTCAAGAATAATGTGCAACCACAACAAAGACATTATATATATtgattaatattattacagaaGTGATTATTAGTGTGGAAGGCAGTGTGGAGGCTTCTTTACATAGACTCATGctaaggtaacaaaatctgattttttaGCAGATTATACACTAATAAAATCAGTTATTCACATCATATTTCTTTCTGCACATAAGATCCTTCTAAATGTACACACAAGACCTTTAAGACTTAATTTCTAATCCATACACTTTAACAATCTAATTTTACGTGCCCaagaaagtttttatttaacctttgttTTAACAGAATCGTCCCATTTAGAAACAAGAGTTTACAAGAGTCCTGGAAAATGACATGACAGATTAATATTGTTACCGTAATAATATAATTACCTTGTGAAAGACAACAAGTCTCTCAACTGCATCACATGCACTAATTTTTGGCGACTTTGGTCCTCCAGGTGGTGGTGGAAGGAGATGTATCAGCAACAACAGGGAGGCCATTTCTTGGTCATAGGCTGAGGACAAAGAGGCACAAGACTGAACAGAGAattacagaataaataaatgaaatttaagaaaAAGTCAACACTTTTATATATTcctaagaaaaacaaatccaactCACTTGTTTCTTCATCACTTCCTGAGGAACTTTCCGCCGATTGTATCAAGCGACGCAACTCCGGAGTTGAAGTGAGCTGTTTAGCTTCTTGTATGATATTTGGCTTGAAGAACACATCCCATTTCTGAAGCAGCCTGGAGGATGTCTCGTCACCAAATAGGAGAGTGAAGTCTTGTTCCACCTTTAAGAACAACATTATTAAACTACTACTAAATATTTTCCAATTTCAAGCAatctaaacatttattttcaaacttACCAATCCTTTTGTATCCAGGAATCTTGGGAATGTTGAGAGGATATCATCACTCCTGCCTGGATCATTAACAAGCTTCTGCCGGTGCTGAAAGGTCTCTCTCATCTTCTGGAGAATCTGGAAATTGTCTGCAGTATGGTTGAGCAAGGATATGGCCTCTTGGCAGGCATCCCCATCGAGCTGCCTTTCGACATTAACTGTCCTTTGGAAATTTGGACCTCCTGGAAAAACGGCAACAGAACTGCTTGGTGGTAGTACAGATCCTCGACGAATCCTTTGGACTGTTTTCAGATGTCAAGAAATGTATCCTGTGCTGCTGGTGTTCCtgtaagggaaaaaaaacaattgttgcATACTCAACTCATGAGAAAATACAGAGAATTCAATGTAATGGACACAGATTCACGTCACAATATGCAAATATGGTGTGACTATTACATAGCCTTTCTTGGCATATGGATCCTTGAGGGAAGGGAACAGCATCACTATCCCGAGAGCATACTCTTCTCTGATTGCTTTAGTGGGGAGGTGCCTGAGAGGGGATATTAAATTAGTAATCTAAATTTATGCAATGGTCATGTAGTTATTTGACACAAAAGAATTTGAAACATACATACCCATGCTTATCAACCATGTGACCCACGAGTATGTTGACCATTTGTCTTCTTGTGGCATCAGTGAGGGTTTTTGTAGTTTGGTACTCTTGTAGTACTGCTTCACCACCGGACTTGCTTCGTAGCACAGTTTCAATCaactaataaaaaacaaaaccatgagAATGCCAAACATGGTGATAAACAGCTTTTTTAGAGCCTCAGATGAATGTCAGATGTTAAAGAGTCATGtgaataaagtttttttaacCTGTTTGGCAGACTCTGCATCACATGTATCATCAAGTCTTTGTTTCTTGCCAGGGACCTCATCTATGATTANNNNNNNNNNNNNNNNNNNNNNNNNNNNNNNNNNNNNNNNNNNNNNNNNNNNNNNNNNNNNNNNNNNNNNNNNNNNNNNNNNNNNNNNNNNNNNNNNNNNTTTTGTATCCAGGAATCTTGGGAATGTTGAGAG encodes:
- the LOC123977887 gene encoding uncharacterized protein LOC123977887, with amino-acid sequence MVNILVGHMVDKHGHLPTKAIREEYALGIVMLFPSLKDPYAKKGYEHFYDAASSTGYISWRLKTVQRRIRRGSVLPPSSSVAVFPGGPNFQRTVNVERQLDGDDCQEAISLLNHTADNFQILQKMRETFQHRQKLVNDPGRSDDILSTFPRFLDTKGLVEQDFTLLFGDETSSRLLQKWDVFFKPNIIQEAKQLTSTPELRRLIRLDSQSHDMKFTKNPQFVSEVSCQGGYP